The Gracilibacillus caseinilyticus genome segment ATGAAAAAGGCATAGCTTTGGTATTGGTTATGATGGTGTTTGTTATCCTATCGTTATTAAGTATTGCTATACTTACGGTGTCTGCCAGTAATCTGAATGTAACGACCAAAGACAGGTCGTTACAATCAAGCTTTTATATTGCAGAAACAGGGCTCAATCACACCATTGCTGATATTTACGATCAAGTTGATGCGCTTTACCATACTAGTTCGAACCAGGTCAGCTTTTTTCAACGGTTGGAAGACTTAATTATAAAGACGGATCAGCCAGTGGAATTGTCTTTTACCGAGCAATATGAGAGAGAGCCTAAGGTAAAGGTTACGGTGACGCGGCTTAATAATAATAATCCGAGAGCCTATCATATTGTAGCTACTGGTGGAATGGATAAGAGCAGTCGAACAGTAGAGACGGAAATTGAAATTGAATGGCAAGACAATCAGACCATTGATATACCACAAAACCTTGTCGCATATACTGGTGTTTTTGATTCGCAGCGTTGTAAAGCTCCTCAAATAGCATTAGAACAAGGTGCTATCATCGACGGTGATTTTGGCACTGCTTGTCTTTCTAAAGGTGCCATCACCATTACGGGTAATCCAAAGCTCAGTGGTGAGCAAGTTTTCGTACCAGAAGGTGCCAAAGAAAATGTAATCGATTTACGGGCGAATTATGCAGGAAATATTCCTTTATTAACTTTCCAAAATAATGTAATTTATCCAGGGAATATTAGACAAATGATGGATAGCTTTCCGAGCGTTCCATCCTATACAATACCAGTAGATCAAACCATTGGAGATGAGTTTAATCGTCATCAAGTGATTCAAAACGGAAATTTGAATATTACTCATTACAAAGCAGACGGATATCAATTAAAGATGACCAGTAACTTATCTTTTCATCAGATAAACTTTAACAGTAACCGGAAACTTTATATTGACACAAACGGACAGGATAGGGAAATAACCGTAGAACGATTAAATCTGGAGAATGGTCACATCTATATTACCGGAGAGGGAGCCTTAACGGTTTATGTGACAGAATCAATTACTTTCGGGTCTGGCAGTACTTTCAATGCTGACCGCAGTGTGGACGATCTGTTTCTATATTTAGCAGGTAAGAACAAATCATTTACACTAACAGGTGCTCAGAAGATGAATGGTCACTTATTTGCCGAAGATGCCAGTGTGACGCTATCAGGCGGAGGTGGCTTTAACGGATCGATTATTACAGGAGGTAACCAAGTAAATTTAAGTGGTGGCAATTACAACGAAACACTAATTCTTGCACCACATGCAAAGGTTACAGCATCTAATGGTGCCAGTGTGTACGGAACCGTGATTAGTGATTCTCTCAGAGTGACAGGAGGGGCAAAGTTATCCTTCAAAGAGCTAAACCTTGATGATATCCTTATATTCGGTGGAACAGGTGATACCACCATTCCACAGGAAGCCTATAAAACCGGCCAAACACTCGAATCTCAATAACAGAAAGTAGGTGTGCATATGGCAGTGCCTTTTAAAAAGCAAAAATTAGGGGACTTATTAAAACAGTCGAATATGATAACCGAAGATCAGATCTTGCAAGTGCTGGAAGCGAAAAAAGAGGGACAGAAGCTTGGAGATGCCCTGTTAGAACAAGGATTAATTACAGAGAAACAATTGCTGGATGTACTCAAACAACAGTTAGGCATCGAATCTGTTTCCTTATATCGTTATCCGATTCAAGAGGAAGTCCTGAATTACGTGTCCAAGCAGTACGCCAGGGAAAACTGTTTAATTCCGATCCACCAATCCGAGCATCAATTAACGATTGCAACAAATGATCCAATGGACTACTTTGCCATTGATGATATTGAGCTTGCAACAGGTTTTCAAATCAGGACTGTTATTGCTAGCAGAGATGATATTTTACAGGCGATAAATAAGTATTATGACCGCAATGACAGTGACTCGGAATTGGCCTCCTCTGTTGATGAAGATGCACCTGCCGTGCGTATAATCGATCAAATTCTGCAAACAGGCGTTAATTTAAAGGCAAGTGATATTCATATTGACCCACAGGAGCAGCAAATTACAGTACGATATCGAGTGGATGGGATGCTTCGAACAGAAAAAACAGTGAAAAAACCATTGCAGAATGCGATTATTGCCCGGACGAAAATTCTCGCTAACCTGAATATTACCGAGTCTAGATTGCCACAGGATGGCAGAGTCCGAATCGAGATCGACAAGCGACCGATCGACTTGCGTGTGTCTATCTTGCCAACTGTTTTTGGAGAAAAAATCGTCATTAGAATATTGGATTTAACGAACGCTTTTAAGCGATTATCCGAATTAGACTTTTTAGAGAGAAACAGGCAACAATATCAAGCCGCTTTAAAGCAGCCGTCCGGACTTATTCTGCTCACAGGTCCCACAGGTTCAGGAAAAACAACCACACTGTATGCATCGATCACGGAGTTAAATCAGGACGATGTTAACATTATTACTGTCGAGGATCCAGTTGAATACCAAATAGATGGTGTGAACCAAGTTCAGGTGAACGGTTCGATCGGTTTGAATTTTGCAACAGGGTTACGGTCGATATTGCGACAGGATCCGAATATCATCATGGTCGGAGAAATTCGCGATAAGGAAACAGCTGAAATTGCGATACGTTCTGCATTAACCGGGCATCTTGTCTTTAGCACCCTACATACAAATAGCGCAATTGCAGCGATCCCACGATTGTTTGATATGGGCATTGTGCCTTATCTTGTTGTATCATCATTGACCGCTATTATGGCTCAGCGTTTGGTTAAAGTGATTTGTCCAGACTGTAAAACAGAGCGATCTGTTACTGCGATGGAAAGAGAGGTTTTTCGGAAGCGTGGTATCAATATCGAGCGTGTTTTTGAAGGGGAAGGCTGTAATACGTGCAGAGGTACGGGTTATAAAGGAAGAATGGCGATTCATGAGTTACTTGTCATAGATGATGCGATTCGAAATTTGATGATGAATCAACACAATATGACGGAAATTCGCGACTATGCTCGTAGCAAGGGGATGCATTTCCTGTTAGATGATGGTCTCTATAAAGTAAAAAATGGCAAAACCACATTAGAAGAAGTGTTAGGAGTCGTGGCAGAAGAATAAGGGGAGGCGGCTGTACAATGAATTTATTAGAAGAGTTATTAATCGAAGCACATGATCGCAAGGCATCAGATCTTCATTTGACAGTAGGATCGAGTCCTGTCTTCCGAATTAATGGAGAGCTGTCCACCTTTCACGAGTTTGTGATCAAGCCAGCGGATACGGAGTTTATCGCAAAGGAAATGTTGAATGAAGAATTATCAGCTAAATTGAACAAAGACAAAGAGATCGATCTTTCATACAGTATTTCTGGAGTTTCAAGGTTTCGCGTCAATATTTATTTTCAGCGTGGTTGTATTTCACTCGCTTTCCGCACGATACCAAAAGAAGTTCCGACGATAGAAAGCTTACGATTGCCATCATCTCTTCAGTCTATCGTAGAAAAAGAAAATGGACTGGTGCTGGTGACAGGTCCGACCGGCAGTGGTAAATCGAGTACACTCGCGGCCATGGTCAACCATATGAACCATACGATGAAGCGTCACATTATTACATTGGAAGATCCGATCGAATATTTGCATTCTCACCATCAATCGATCATCGATCAGCGGGAGATCGGTTTTGATGCCAAAAATTTCAAAAGCGGCTTAAGAGCTTGCCTGCGTCAAGACCCGGATGTGATATTGGTTGGAGAAATGCGTGATCTCGAAACGATTTCGATCGCCATTACTGCAGCAGAAACCGGTCATTTGGTGCTCGGGACGCTGCATACGTCAGATGTGATGTCAACCGTACACCGGATTATTGATGTTTTTCCAGCTACTCAGAAAGAACAGATTAGAATTCAATTAGCAAGTGTGCTGCATGCAATCATTTCACAAAAACTATTTCCAACAACAGATAAAACCGGACGGATTGCAACAACCGAAATACTGATTAACAATCCAGCGATTCAAAATGTCATTCGCAATGATAAAATACATCAGATACCCAATATTGTCCAAACGTCAAGAGAACTGGGAATGCACACGTTTGAGCAGGACATCACTCGGCTTAGGGCACAAGGTGCAATCGATAGGGAAGGAGCGAAATCCCATTTGACGAATGGAAACTTTTAATAGGATGGGAGGTGCTATGTTTTGATTTATTATCAGTACCGCGGAAGAACTGTTCAAGGGAAATTTAAAAAAGGAAAAGTAAAAGCGGAATCGGAAAAAGATGTGATTCGTTTGATGGCCGCAGAAGGCGTAACTATTTTCGAGGTTAAGCCTTTGGATTCGGTACTGTATAAAGATATTACGATTGGAAAGCCAGTTAAACTAAAGGAATTTGTCATTTTCTTGCGCCAGCTGGCAACGTTAATTGAATCAGGGATACCGATTATCGATTCTATTGAAATATTAGCAGAACAGACTTCGAATAAAGCTTTTGCGCTAGTGCTAAACGCCATTAATGAAGATTTACAGGAAGGAAATGGCTTATCGGAGGCAATGAGTCAACACTCGAAATTTTTCCCGGAATTACTGACAAGAATGGTTTATGCTGGGGAAGTCAGTGGTAACTTAGACGAAATTTTGGACAACATGGCCAGTTACTATGAGAAGCAATATGCTCTAAGGCAAAAAATTAAAACAGCACTTGCTTATCCTTTATTTGTCAGTATTTTTGCCGTCGTCATTACGTTATTTCTGTTAGTTTACATTGTGCCGATTTTCACCAATTTGTTTTCTTCCTTCGGTGAAAGTTTGCCGATTTATACGGTGATCGTGCTGCGAATAAGTGAAGTCATTCAGCAAATCTGGTGGGCTTTGCTGCTTCTCGTTGTATTGATAATCGTACTGTGGAAGATCATGATGCGGTCTGAATCTTTTACGTTTCGGATCGATGAAATCAAGCTGAGATTGCCTGTTATAGGAAGCTTTCTGCAAAAGTCCCAAATAACTCGTATGTCTCAAACATTAAGTACGTTATTAAATAGCTCGGTGCCTATTCTGCAATCTGTACAAATCACCGAAAAAATCGTTGACAACCGCTTGATTGCACAAGTACTTCATAACAGTCATCACGCTCTGGAAAGAGGGCAATCGATGGCATCCGCAATGCAAAGCCATACGGTAATACCGCCTATGGTGATACAAATGATAGCAGTGGGGGAACGAACAGGTTCCTTGGATAAAATGTTGTTCAAGATCGCTGATTTCTACGAGAAAGAATTAGATGATGCATCTGATAAGCTGAAAGCACTAATTGAACCAATTCTTATAGTAATACTTGCTGTGATAGTTGGGGCGATCGTATTAGCTATCGTTATTCCAATGTTTTCAATTTTCGATGCAATTTAAATGTCTAAAAGGCTATTATTTTTACACTGGTGATTCTTTTTATAGTATAATAGTCATAAAAAAATGCGGGATAATTTACTGAAATTCCAAAACATTTTGGAACAGTGAAACACACTTAAATAAAGGGAGAGATGTATCATGAAAAAAATATGGAAGTTATGGAAGGAAGAAAAAGGTTTTACACTAGTAGAATTATTAGCTGTTATCGTTATTTTAGCCATTATTGTTGCGATCGCAGTACCGGCGGTTGGTGGTATTATTGATCGTGCGGAAGCTGGTGCAAATGAAGCAGAGGCGGAATTGGTGGAAAAAGCTGCAGAGTTAGCATTATTAGAAGCTCAATCTGTTCAGGATGATGATACATCGTTCGATTGGGTATATAATGCTTCAGGTGGTGTAGATATTGAAGTATCAGAGTTAGTGAGCAACGGATATCTGGAAACTGATCATGCACCAAGTGGAGAATTAAATTATTCGGACAATTCTTTTACGTTTAGTAGATCGGAATAAATAATTGTTATGTGTTCGTTTAACAGATAAGTCATCATTCCATTATTAGGAGTTAACTAAATGGACTTTATATACAGTGTTTTTTTTCTCATTCTTGGATTAATTTTAGGATCTTTTTATAACGTAGTTGGCCTGCGTGTCCCGAAAAAAACATTTTTTTCCACATCCAGGTCGATATGTCCAGCATGTAAATATACATTAAGGTGGTATGAATTGATCCCTGTTGTATCCTTCATCATCCAAAAGGGAAGGTGCCGGGGATGTAAACAACAGATTTCTGTTCTTTATCCTGTTGTCGAATCGCTAACAGGAATTGGCTTTCTACTGGCATATCTCTATTTCGATATTTCGATTTCATTATGTATAACGTTATGTTTAATCAGCTTATTCGCGATTATCATCGTGTCGGACCTTCGCTATATGATTATTCCCAATCGGATACTGCTAGCCTTCTTGCCGATCATGGTTGTCCTCCGAGTCCTATCCCCATTAGATCCGTGGTGGTCCAGTCTGTTTGGAGCCGCCGCTGGATATGGCACGGTGGCACTGATTATTTTGATCAGCAGAGGAGGAATGGGCGGAGGCGATATGAAACTGCTAGGATTATTAGGAATATTATTAGGATTTCCGTACATATTGCTGGCTTTCTTTCTTGCTAATGTCATTGGACTTGCGTTTAGCCTTGTCATATTAGCGAAGAACGGATGGAAAAGGAAGCAAGAAGTGCCATTTGGTCCTTCCATCATGCTTGGTGCAATCGTTACCTATTTATGGGGGGGAGAGATTGTACTGGCTTATATGCAATTACTCTGGTAATACTTGTTGGGAAGGGGGAGTACAGTACCATGTTACAGAAAAAGCATGTGCATCTCGTATTTTACGATCATTATTTTCGATATCTTGTATCGAAAAAAAATCGTCTTGATGACATTGTCGATTATGGAGAAATTTTAATAAAAGACGGATTAATAGAAGATGGAAAATTGGTAGATGAAAAAGGCTTCCAAAACTATTTTGAGAAAATTGTCAAACAAAAGAAATGGAAGCATGCCCATGTTTCATTATCGGTATCTGATTCATTTGTGTCGATTCGAAGGCATCAAGTTCCGAATGGGTTAAAAAAAGAGGAAATGAGAGCTATCTTACACAGAGATGCCCAGGAAGGGCTCCGGTTACCTTTTCAGCAGCCAATCATTACCTTTGACATTATTCGTAACTACGAAACAACAGTGGAACTGCTTGTATTTGCTTATCCAAAAGATGTTTTGCAAGCATTTCTAAACGTTTTTACTCTTGTTCATTTAAAACCAATCATTGCTGATATTTCTTCATTAGCATTGTGGCGAGTCTATCAGGAGGTTTTGACTGATACTAACTATGAACAAGATACATTGTTGATGCAATGGACGAAAACAGGACTTGTACTGGCAGCATTTGAAAATGGCTTACTCGTTTTTTCCAGACATGTTCAATTGCCGGCGGAGAATCGTTTGTGGTCTTGGAGTTTTGAATTAGAACAGTTAAAGTGGACAGGTGATGAAGAGGAGTTACAGGCGCTTATTGATACACATCTTGTCACGATGGAACGATTTAATGATTTCTATCGTTATTCTGTTCAGAATGGAAATAAAGGGATTGAAAAAATAGTGCTAGCAGGAGATTTTCCTTATATGGAACAGGCACAATCTGCTTTAACATCTCATTCATCATTGCCGGTTGACTCATTGCAGGATTACTTACCAGGTAGCATCCCGAGAGGATCAAGTGATTTAGCGGGATTGGTGATTAGAGGGAATTCCAAGTGATAGGGTGATAGTATGCAAATAAATTTTATCGAACATAAGGCTGTCAATCTTGTGCCATACCTCATAATAGCTATCGCAGTCATCGGTATAAGCATTTCTTCGTGGCTTATATTGCAACCGTATATGTCACTAAAAGAAGAAATCTCTGTGATGGAAGCTGACATTCAGTCCAATCAGCAGGCGGAGGCCGATGCAATCAAACTAGAAAAAAGGGTAACACAGCAGCAACAATTAACAAATAGAATTGATGGGATCGAAGGTAATTTGATGGGAAATGTTGAATTAATGGATACCCTTCACCAGCTAATGCCGACCAATAGTGTGTTAAGCCATTTTTATTACACACAAGGTGATGTACTGAAAATTTCAATATCTGCTTCTCAATATGCCGATTATGCTGCTTATAATCAATCCTTATTAGCTCAGCCATTTATTTCTGATGTCAGGTTTAATTATTTAGAGGAAGCGGATGGTGGAGATAGCAGTGCTGCTTTTCAAGTAGAACTTGATAATCAAGGATGGCTGGAGGTGATAGAGAATGACCGTTAAATGGACGAGAGCCAGCTTTTTTTGGCTAATCATCGTACTGTTATTGATCGCAGGCACCTATTTGTTGGGGAGAATCTACTTACTTGATCCAGTAAAAGCAGATTATCAAAATGTTTCCACAGATCTGCAAACACAGCAACTATATTTATCCAATGCGGATACATGGGAAGAAATAGTCGATACTATGTCCCCGGAACTGCTCGAGAAGCTACCGATTAAAAAACAGAACGATGCTATCATTAACTTGTTAGATCAAACAAAAAAAGCCAGCAAGACTTCGATACGTACCGTTCAAGTGGAAGAAAATACTTCAGAAACGGAAGGTGTGGGGGAACTTATCTATCTGATAGAAGGTCAGGCAGCAACATATGATAGCTTTCACCAATTTCTAACAAAATTAAATAAAGATAGCAGGTTAATAGATATTCGTGAAATTAACGTGGACCGATCGGGTGAGGACCAAGTGATCGACTATGCGATACAATTTCATACCTTTTTTGCCCCTGATTTACAAGGGTTAGAAGCAAATTGATTAAAGAGTACATCGATTATAATTGGTGTGCTCTTTTTTAATTATTGCAAAATACACGAAAAATTCTCCAACGAGCTTTGCTGCAATTGCTGATTTACTGTCAGTATTTGATGAAGACTTTTCTGATAGAGATGACAAAAGTCGTCTTACATCTCGTAATAGATATGATAGGGTGATAGAAAAGGATTCGAAACGAGGGATTTCATGGATAACAAAAAAGCCATTACCATTCAAATTAATCGAAACCAGCATGACGCTCCCACACATGGAGAGGCTCAGCCCCATAACGCAAGTAATCAGGCTTCTTTGGAAGATTATATAAGAGAAAATCATCATCCGATTGATGATGATCATGTATTTCAACGCCAATATACGCCTGATCCCGGTTCATTTAAGAAAAAGCCATCACAATCCTTCTGGAAAAAATACAAATCACTCTGGTTATCAGCATTGACAGCTATCATTATTGGCTCGTTTCTAGGGTTTATTATGCTAAAAATGTTTGTTGATCTGGATCCGGAGGAAATGGCGGCTAATCAGAATAGTACGAATGGGGCCGTGCAGACTACCGGCAGTGCCAGTGAGGAGAATAGTGGAGGGACAAATGGTGGAGCCTCCTTTGAACTGAAATCTTTTCAGTTATTTGTCATTCAGGCTGGTGTCTATTCCAATCAGGCAGCTGCGGAAGAATTGATCACAGGATTAGAGCAAGAAAATGTCGCGGGGATGATCTGGCAACGTGATGGTCAGTATCATGTCTTTATTGGCGCAGAGACGTCACATGATGCATCTAAACAATTTGCTTCTAGCTCGCTTAATACTACTTATGAAATATATGCCGGCAAAGAATGGACAACGACTGCGCAAACGGCTGATGTATCGGCGGAAGAAAAAGGTTGGTTAACGGACTTAGGAAATATCATCGATCAACAGCTTGCTGAAGGACAGGATCAAGCGAGCGTTACAGAATGGTTACAGGCAAAACCAGAAAATCTATCGGAAAAGGTACAAGCAGTTGCTACAACTGCAGAAGGATTCACAAATGCGTCAGACGGACAGGCCAAACAAGTAGCTTTACTTTCGATAATAGCGGCATATGAAAATGTCGCAATTAATTAATTCATTTTTTTACCCAATTAAGACAATGGTTTTTCATATTTTCCTATAAGAAAATCAAGCAAATGATAGGAGATAGATCAGTGAAAACATGAAAAGCACCATTTGCCGTCACGTATCCTTCTCGGTAAGCTAGGAGATATTGGAAAGAAGGAGGATGCAAATGTGGAAATAACAACGATTACGATGAAAGAAGTACCGAAAGAAGATCGTCCAAGAGAGCGGTTACTCACATTTGGACCAAGCCATTTGTCCAATCAAGAGTTATTGGCAATTCTGCTTGGGTCGGGCACACGAAGTGAAAATGTACATCAGCTGGCAGAAACCGTACTTTGTCATTTCGAGGGTCTGAAAATGCTGAAAGATGTCACTATTGAAGAATTGATACAAATCAAAGGAATTGGCCAGGCGAAAGGGGTACAAATATTAGCAGCAGTTGAATTTGGCAAGCGAATTCAACAATTTAAGGAGAAAGAAAAATATACGATCCGAAGTCCCGAAGATGGCGCTAATTACTTAATGGAAGAAATGAGTGGCTTAAAACAGGAACACTTTGTATCCATGTTTCTTGATACAAAAAATCAGATAATCCATCGGCAAACTATCTTTATTGGCAGTTTGAATGCTTCCATTGTTCATCCTCGAGAAGTGTATCGGGAGGCGGTTAAACGATCAGCTGCTTCCATTATCTGTGCCCATAATCACCCTTCCGGAGACCCTTCGCCATCTCAAGAAGATATACATGTGACAAAACGCTTGTCCGAGAGTGGTAAAATGATTGGCATCGAACTTTTGGACCATCTTATTATTGGTGATCATAAATTTATCTCTTTAAAAGAAAAAGGGTACTTATAACACTATCTATTTTCCGAAAAGTTCAGTATAATAGAATATAGACAAGCTTTTTAGCGCCTTATACAAGCGTAGTTGTATAATGGCGCTTATTCTTATGGTTTCTCTATCCACATACATAAACAGTGCCGCAACAAAATGGAAAAGTAGAAGGAAAAGTTGTTTAAAGAAAAGATTGTCGAATATCAGAATACAAATTCTTGATAGAAATGGAATAAAAGCATAAAATATTGAAGTAAATGTTTGTATTATTATGTCTGAGAGGAAGAAAAAGAGTGGGATTATTTAGTTTTTCACAAGATCTAGGGATCGATTTAGGTACAGCAAATACGCTGGTTTTTGTTAAAAGTAAGGGGATTGTTGTGCGTGAACCATCTGTAGTGGCGATAAATAAAACAACTGGTGATATAGAAGCGGTCGGTGGCGATGCTAGAAATATGATAGGACGTACGCCAGGTAACATTTCGGTTATCCGGCCAATGAAAGATGGGGTTATTGCAGATTATGATACAACAGCATCGATGATGAAATACTATATAAAATTAGCACAAAAAAACCGTTCCAGTTTTGCCAAAAAGCCGAATGTCATGGTCTGCGTGCCTTCAGGCATTACGATGGTCGAAGAACGAGCGGTTATTGATGCGACAAAACATGCAGGTGCAAAGGATGCCTTCCCTATTGCAGAGCCTTTTGCTGCGGCCATTGGTGCAGGTTTGCCTGTTTGGGAACCTACTGGAAGTATGATTGTCGATATTGGGGGCGGTACGACAGAAGTAGCTGTGATTTCCCTTGGTGGTATTGTAACGAGCCAATCGATTCGTACAGCTGGTGATGATATGGATGATGCTATTATTCAGTATGTGAAACGTACGTATAATTTAATGATCGGGGAACGTTCGGCAGAATCGATCAAAGTCGATATCGGTTCTGCGAAAACAAGTGATGACAATGCACAAATGGATATCCGTGGTCGGGATTTATTAACTGGCTTACCTAAAACCATCAGTATCTCAGCTTCTGAAATTACCACGGCATTACAAGATACTGTGGATGCCATTGTGGATGCAGTAAAGAGTACCTTAGAAAATACACCACCAGAACTTGCAGCTGATATTATGGATAGAGGGATTGTCTTATCTGGTGGCGGTGCGCTGTTAAAAGATTTAGACGAAGTCATTAGTGACGAAACGAAAATGCCTGTCTTTGTTGCCGAAGAACCACTAGACAGTGTAGCTATTGGTACAGGTAAATCATTAGAGTATATTGAACATTTTAAATCACATCCGAATGTAGGGGTGCAGCGCTTATCAGATTAAGAAGGTGTTATAATGTTTTATAAAAAAAGGCGACTGTTTATTTTTATGATCTCATTAATTATTATTGTCGGCTTAATTGGATTTTCGTTACGAGATCGAGCTAATTTAACGATGATCGAAGATTTTGTCCATGATACAACAGGATGGGCATCAGGTGTAATAAATAAGCCGATTACGTTTGTGACAGGAGTTGCAAACAACATAAAAGAAATCCGTAATGTGTACGTAGAGAACCAACAGCTGAAATCAAGTCTTGACGAGTTGAGACAACTTGAATACGAAAATCAAGAATTAAACAAAGAAATTACCGAGCTGAGAGAAGTATTAAACAAGACTGATTCCGATTTTTTGGATAGCTTTCAATCGATCCAAGCATCCATTGTAGCGAGAAGTAAAGATCAATGGTTTAAGCAAGTTACGATAAATAAGGGGACACAAGACGGCGTAGCGCCTAATATGGCTGTAATTACAGGGAAAGGGATGATTGGAAAGGTACAATCCAGCTCTCCTTTTACCTCTACTGTGCTGTTATTAAATGGTTTTGACAGATCGAATCGTATCTCTGTTAACGTTTATCAGGAAGAGTCCGAAACAGATATGTCAGGATTTATCGTTGGTTATGATGATGAA includes the following:
- the radC gene encoding RadC family protein, which codes for MKEVPKEDRPRERLLTFGPSHLSNQELLAILLGSGTRSENVHQLAETVLCHFEGLKMLKDVTIEELIQIKGIGQAKGVQILAAVEFGKRIQQFKEKEKYTIRSPEDGANYLMEEMSGLKQEHFVSMFLDTKNQIIHRQTIFIGSLNASIVHPREVYREAVKRSAASIICAHNHPSGDPSPSQEDIHVTKRLSESGKMIGIELLDHLIIGDHKFISLKEKGYL
- a CDS encoding rod shape-determining protein — its product is MGLFSFSQDLGIDLGTANTLVFVKSKGIVVREPSVVAINKTTGDIEAVGGDARNMIGRTPGNISVIRPMKDGVIADYDTTASMMKYYIKLAQKNRSSFAKKPNVMVCVPSGITMVEERAVIDATKHAGAKDAFPIAEPFAAAIGAGLPVWEPTGSMIVDIGGGTTEVAVISLGGIVTSQSIRTAGDDMDDAIIQYVKRTYNLMIGERSAESIKVDIGSAKTSDDNAQMDIRGRDLLTGLPKTISISASEITTALQDTVDAIVDAVKSTLENTPPELAADIMDRGIVLSGGGALLKDLDEVISDETKMPVFVAEEPLDSVAIGTGKSLEYIEHFKSHPNVGVQRLSD
- the mreC gene encoding rod shape-determining protein MreC yields the protein MFYKKRRLFIFMISLIIIVGLIGFSLRDRANLTMIEDFVHDTTGWASGVINKPITFVTGVANNIKEIRNVYVENQQLKSSLDELRQLEYENQELNKEITELREVLNKTDSDFLDSFQSIQASIVARSKDQWFKQVTINKGTQDGVAPNMAVITGKGMIGKVQSSSPFTSTVLLLNGFDRSNRISVNVYQEESETDMSGFIVGYDDESELLMMELNENYQDLKEGQYVFSSGLGGVFPRGLEIGEIVEIRADRYELTSVAYVKPSADLEQLNHVIVIDRSMTTTDEQAEEEDS
- the pilO gene encoding type 4a pilus biogenesis protein PilO; this translates as MTVKWTRASFFWLIIVLLLIAGTYLLGRIYLLDPVKADYQNVSTDLQTQQLYLSNADTWEEIVDTMSPELLEKLPIKKQNDAIINLLDQTKKASKTSIRTVQVEENTSETEGVGELIYLIEGQAATYDSFHQFLTKLNKDSRLIDIREINVDRSGEDQVIDYAIQFHTFFAPDLQGLEAN